From Solanum stenotomum isolate F172 chromosome 2, ASM1918654v1, whole genome shotgun sequence:
TGTATTAATCTataaattgtagttgcaaatgcaattctaacttaGAGTTTtgggcttgcttgagaaagaggctTTAGAACTAAGATTGTAGATTAATCattgtagttattgggttgatGTGGGTTCATCTCGAGAGAATGAATCCTAAGATCGATTCTACCTATCTAcctcgagagagtagataaattaaggttttggATTGTTCTTAGTGTAAAGCTTGTCGAGGTTCAAGAGGACTCACTTGAATcataatagttgttcgagagaaagctattggacctatagtctagcctacctaCTAAGATTTAACAATCGTTAGtaaatttcaattacccatatagtgaGATTAACCTATAATTGATCACATCCCAAGCATTCCTCTCAATATTGTTGAAACCCCCTGTTTTCgtatttgttttagttgttaattgacaaaCCAATTCCCCCATGTGACATTTGTTGTCACCCCTTTCAATTTAACTAAATGTTtacgataatttctattcctacagCCAATTAGATTACATTCGTAACTTGGTCACTGAATTTGAACTTGTACTACTCCATGTGGGTTCGATCTCAACTattcgttgggttttatactagatgATGATCGCCCACACCTAGTATTGAATGAGGTTTGGTTGAACGCTTATTAGTGACATATTTGGAAAAAGATCCATTACCAGGATTTGGTGCTACCAACCACTATCTAATAACTTAAGATAGAGAGGAGATAGTTAACTTAAGGCTTTTAATGGATGAACCAATTAATTCGATACTCAAGTACTTGAGAAGGACTTAGGGTGATATTCTCATAATTGGGAGAGGCTTTAAGAGATTTATAGATTTGTCGGTTTTGTACAATGCACACCTGAATGAATGAATAGTACAGCATTTATTGGAGTTTCGATATTTGAGAATTGTAACCCTAGTTCATCTTCTCTATTGATAAAATCCAAGTAGTTAAAGTAGTTCGATAGAAACCCCAATTCCCCAATAATAGTTACTTTCGTGAATCTCAATaacaaattataagaaaattctaGTATGCTCTCGGTAAGATTTGACCTCAACCTAGTTAggttattgcattttgcatcgacAATTTTAACACCGTAAAAAGGATGTAAGTTATGCGACATCACACACTAGTCAACTTACCTGCACATTAGTCAAATAGGCAAAGTATAATGAATTATGAAAAactaaaagataaaagaagaagatattttaCTATTCGGATCACCAATGTGGTGTCTAGTCCAGTCTCCTTGTGTTAGAAGGTTTCCTTTAGAGCTTGAATGAGCTTTGACTGTACAGATTGTGTTGTTGTCGCTTGATCTAGACCATTCCAGATTTTTTTATGGCTACAATCTTTACTTGTATAACTCACACTTCGCTTTTATTTAGTGCCCACTAGAATATTCCCAACGAATACATTATTTACTGCACGATAAAAGAGTGAATATATCTCTTGTTCAAGTAAAGTTACACACTTGTTCCCTTGATGTTCATCTTCTTTTATAAGTTGTGTTTGCTTGTGACTGCTGCTTCATTGCATTAATTTTGGACTGGAAGCCTTGATTGTTGCTGAGTTGGTGATTTTGTTGAAAGATTTCTTGAGATCAACTTGCTCCACAGGCAGAGTCAACACCACTGAGCAAAAAAGAGTTGTATCTTGtacaaacaataattaaaagtacaaacaaaacaaattgacGTACTGAAATATTTATAGGAGACACTAGAACAAACCTATGCAAAGcctaaaatgattataaaatcATAAGTTAACTGTATGAAAAAGGAAATgtgcaaaaaaaattgtttcacaAACTAACTAGCCACAATTGACAATGGACAGATGGCGAAGAAAACTTTTTTACATGGTTTGATTCTATTTCATGTATGTACTTCATTTGGTTGCTACCCCTGCATCCACTTTGGAATTGTTGACTTGGggtctttttctctttttgatgATGAATTTGTTGATCTTTTTTCACTGAGGTGTGGCCTTGTAGACTCCATTTTGAAGTTCATTCCTCCACAAAATCCTAATTTTGGATGTCACTCAACCTTGACTCCCAAAGCCATGGAGTCCTAATGGTTATTGGCTGATGGAATAGACTCTTCACTTTTTGCATACTCCGTTTCAAGTGAGGATGGCGTGGAGTCGTGGTGTTTAGTTGGTGATGGTGTGGACTCATGTGTACTCACTTTAGGTGAGGAAGTTGTGGAGTCATGGTGTTTCTTTGGTGATGGAGTCAGCTCTTGTGTACTCATTTTAGGTGAGGAAGTTGTGGAGTCATGTTGTTTCTTTGGTGATGGAGTTAACTCATGTGTACTCATTTTGGGTGAGGAAGCTGTGGAGTCATGGTGTTCTTTTGGTGATATCATAGACTCGTGTGTACACATTTTAGGTGAGGAAGTTGTGGAGCCATGGTGTTTTTTCGGTGATGGAGTCGACTCATGTGTACTCATTTTGGGTGAGGAAGTTGTGGAGTCATGTTGGTTTTTGGGTAATGGTGTAGACTCATGTGTACCAATTTTGGGTGAGGAAGCCATGGAGTCATGGTGTTTCTTTGGTAGAGTAAGCTCATGTGTACTCATTTTGGGTGAGGAAGCTGTGGAGTCATGGTGTTTTTTGGGTGATGGTCTAGACTCATTAGTTTCATGTGTATCCATTTCAGGTGAGGAagattttttatgtttcatgGGTGATAGGGtagactcttcacttttggatGAGGAAACTGTGAGGTCCTGAGGTGACTTAGAAGATTCTTGCACTTTAGTTTTGCTAGTTGGTTCTACAATATCCACTGATTTGGTAGGTGACTCTACTTTGGCGGGCGTAGCTGTAAGATCATGCTGAATCTTGGGTGAGTCTGGAGACGTCTCATTCTTATGAAGCGAGTCCTTACCATCATGATCGTCATTCTTGGTGGATACATCAGTGCCCTCGTCATTTTGTTCTATTAACTCTGGATTGACCTCTATCTTTTTCTCGACCTCCAACAGTCCAAGCTTTGCATCAATATTCTTAATTGCAGTTGTTAATGATCTTGCATCACAAGCAGCTGCTAATCGTCCACCTGATGTTGCCTGTTTATGAGAATAAAAGAATATATCACCTGATGTTGCCTGTATACTATTATTATTCTCATTATCTAATAAGTAATACAACAAGATCCCAGAAGTTGGCCAAATGATCATGAATTTCGCAACAACAGAAAGATAGCTGAAATGTATTTCCTCTTGAATTGAGTTGAACCCCCTTGGCCTCTTCAtgcatgtatttatttttttatatttcaagcCCCCTTAGTGAAAATCCTAGCTCCTCTACTACCCACCCTTCTTCATAGATCCGCCCATAGAATCTAACAAACTGACAACATAAAGTCACTTGAATCATTGGATGCTAGAAAAAGTGTAAGTTGCACAAACCATTTCATAACATACCTGTTCCAATTGTTCAGCCCTTTTCTTAAGAGCTTCTGAAGATGCTTCCttgtaaataagttttaaaatgtAGACCAAGTGAGATTGGAGATTCTCTTTACGGTGTTCTTCTGCTTTGCATTGGGGAACAGTCGATTGGCAACCAACGGGATAAAAGGGACAATTGACAAGCTTCATTGTACAAATAGTTATACAATGCCGGTCCATTTCACGTCTCATGAGCATTTCTGGGCACTTCTGCTCACACTGAAGTATTTTGAAAGGACACTCCGAATCATGCTGTTCAAGTTGAGCTGCACTAAATCTTGCATTACAACCCTCATTTTCACAGTGTATTTCCCTGAAACCACACGAAAAGACATGTTTCGCAAGCTCTTCTTCGGACTTAAACTTCATATTGCAGTGAAAGGTGTTTTTGAAATCAATGTTTCGAATCACAGTTTGTGCTACGGTTTCCCTCCTCGCCATCAACCAAAAGCCATTTATCTCCATTTCTTGTACAAAATCATCTATTCTATCCTCTCTTCTTTCACTTAGTATCCAACCTGAAACCTTGCTAAAAAAATTTCTCTTCGACTGACCAAAATCATCGATAAAATCCGAAATGTTATCATAAGGGTTGTCCGACACAATGGTTTCTGTTCCACCTTGTAACACAACAGATTCAGCAACAAATGTCTCGCTTCTCTGGATAAGATAGTCCACCATTTCTCTTCTGATATCAACAGCCATAGAAGCAGGGCTCTTGAATAAACCACCAGTCGTGTTGTCAACACAAGCGGAGGCTAATCCTGTAAGGAATTCCTGTGCTACCTTTCGAACCATTTCTGCATCAAATAGATTACAAGAAAAGAGAGGACACTCCTCTTTTACTTCTTCGAGATTTGTTGGTTTCATATCCCCTTCATTTTTAGGGGGATCCATGTTTGAAGAAGCTTCCAACATATCTGAAGAGACAATTAACTGCATTACAGTAATCAGGATAAATGTTATTCCATTGTGCATCAATAATCAATAAATAACATTCAACAACCagcttttttttaatttttagcttCAGAAAAATTGTTTCTGCTTTCAATTAATAGCAGAACGTGCATTAGTTCAAGAAAATTCATATGTTTGTGCAAAGCACTTAGTACTTTCCCTATTTTCCAACCTCCAAACAAACACAAGTTGAGGTTAAATGCGAAGCATTCAATCTAAAAGGATTATCTTCTAAGCTAAAGCGGAATCCTTGAAAACAATAGGAGTTACTAATCCTTGTCTGAGGCTTTCTTTCCTCAAAATTACACGTTTTCACTTAACCCTCGAATATATAATTGTCctcaaataaaaacaaaatcaagctTCACATACAAATTATAAAACTAAGTGATCGTTGAACCTGAAGTAGTAATCCAACTATCAATCTTACCTCCTATGATAACCAATATCGATATTGAAACACACACATTATCTTACATTAAGAATTTAGACATAACTAACACATAAAGGGAAAAAATCCATCTGAATCAAGACACTGAGTTCAGAATCTAACCTATTCAGACCAAGAAATAATCAAAGgaatcactacaacaaaaacattttttatcgGCAGTAAATATGTACATTAACAAAGAATGTTATAGTTAATTGGCTTTAGAAACATAtataaagagtgttaattgccgctaaaactACATATTTAGTTGCAATTAAGCTATTATCGTTaattaattgatactaaatatCAGTTTTGATATAGTGAATGCCTCCAATTTTAGAGCAATTGTGAAATGACAATTAAAGAATCACACATAAAATCCAAAACAGAACatagaagaagagagaaagatcACCTCTAACTTGTATGGAATAAGCTTGGATCAAATGTAAAATGGATAGGAAATATACAAACCTAGAATCCAAAATCACATTTTTAGAGAAAGACAAAATgcagataaaaagaagaagcaaaaaaaaaaaatacgtaaaaagaaaagacaataaatttgaggggaaaacaaaataaagtaggTTGTGAATATTTGAGTGGTTTTGCATCTTTGTCTCCTCAACGGAACTGAATAATTTtctacaaaattaattattctaacCGATAAAACCGTCCCTCCATCATAACCTCTTCTCTATCTATATTAGGATCCAGCTCCTCTCAATTTTTCTTCTCTCCATTTTCCCCAAGTTCCTACTTAGATGTATGacacttatattatttaaatatcaaTGGTGCATAATATTAAGTAATCAAATACCTTAATCATGAACAAAAGGATATATATTACCATTTAAATTTATCTAATTATTGTTATCAAAAAACCATCTCACAATTTTTTCGCACCATAGTTCAAATCATTTTCGTTATCTATAGTTTTTCcattcacacaaaaaaaaaagtttcttcATAGACTAAATTTCtgtcaatttaaaataaacatttaaataagctattttatgaagaaaaaatattgtaaatcataaaatagaatttttagcATTCagatattaaataataagtattaAAAATTACTTTGCCGTAAAATATCAAAGAAAACTAAAAGTTAGACTAACTTTTCCAAAAAATAgatagaatttatttttttaaaaaaacaaaatgtctATAGATTTGATCGTGACTCAAGTTGTTAAACTATAGAAAAACTCTTTTTATATCAAAATCTTAATGCTATTTAATTGAAGTAAatccatttttttctcaaaaatttggaaaatgaatattttcttactaaagttggaaatcttaaatattttttttaatcatggtTAATTAGTATACTTCTttgattaagaaaattaattaatccaCACCTTTAATATTTCAGTAACATAGATGTCGTACATCTAAGTAGGAACTTGggaaaaatgaagagaagagAAATGGAGAAGAGCCAAATCCTCTATATTACAACCAAGTTTAAATGCACATTAAGATGTATATTCAGATTTACAAGTCTGAACTTGAATACAGGGCCATCTTAACCACTAGGTCACTAAAGTCATCGCTTGGgcccctttttttaaaaaaaaatgtacttacactgttgtaaatcattttggtggttaaatggatgaccataactccttggTTAATTTCTCTCCTTTATGAGTtgtaatgttgttgataatgtGGTCAAATggatgatcataactcctaggttaatttcatcctttattggtagtaatgttgttgataatatGGTTAAttggatgaccataactcctaagTTTATTTCCTCCTTAATGTGTAGTAATTCTCAAGGTTTAATGTAATGTTTATGACACCCTTTGGTATAAATAGAGGTGTTGAGAATAATGTTGAAAgaacacttgaaagaaagaaagtgatCTTATATTGTTTCTCTTGTGCTATATTCTTCTTGTCTTCctttttatattgttcttttgttcttaagtttCACAATACGTTATCAGCACGAAGTCTCAAGGTTGAACAACATTTCTTGTGAGGTATCCATTTATaatctaatattaaaattattaaattgtgGCTATACTTTTTCTACTTTACATGTTATTTataattgaatgaaaaaaaaaaaggctaacCATTTATCGATTTTGCGAAGAGAAGATGAAGGTCAttgtttttgtgaaaaaaaaatgaatggacTACAAATTCGAGTGTTTTCTGTTCTCAATGAAAAAAGTGAATTATCTATactattgattattttttaatgaaaagacTTTATCTAACAATTTTactaaaagttattttgttatttgtgaggaataatattaatttagatTGTATGCTAATTTTACTTTGATGAAAAAAAGTTTTGCTACCTAATTATTTACTCATTGTCTATTTTActctaatttaattattttctatgaTATTTTTATCATGTCGAATTTATCAAAGCTTGTGGCACTtgatatttttggaaataattacTTGTCATGGGTACTCGATGCTAAAATTCACCTTGACGCTAAAGGTCTTGGTGCCACTATTACCAATGGTAATACAACGTCGAGTTAGGACAAAGCAAAGGCAATGATTTTCCTTCGTCATCATCTGGATGAAGGATTGAAGGTTGAATACCTTACGGTGAAAGATCCATTGGAATTGTGGACTGGTTTGAAGGAAAGGTATGACCACCTTAAGGCAATGGTATTGCCAAGGGCTCATTATGAATGGATTCACTTGCGGTTATAGGATTTTAAAACTATATGTGAATATAATTATGTTGTATACAAAATTACTTTCCAATTGAAATTATGTGGGGCAGATATAAAAGATGAGGACATGTTGAAAAAGACTCTCACAACTTTTCATGCCTCAAATTTGGCATTACAACAGCAATACCATGAAAGGGGATTCAAAAAGTATTCTGAGTTGATCTCATACCTTCTTGTGGCTGAGCAACATAATactcttttattgaaaaatcATGAGGCCCGTCCCACGAAAACTGCTCCTTTACCGGAAGCAAATGAGGTTGAAGCACATGGCCAGTCTGaaagaagacaaaataaaaatcagGGCCAAAATAATGTGCGTGGATGTGGCAATGGCAGAGGACGATATAATAATCATCGTGGTGGTGGTCGCCACAAAAGGGAGAACAATATGGGTTCTCAAGCAATCCTTCAAGAGGCAATTGTCATCGTTATGGCATGAAAGGGCATTGGAAGAATGAATGTCGAGCAGTTGAGCATTTTGTTAGGCTTTATCGAGATTccttgaaaagaaaaggaaataaaaatggtGCATCTTCTTCTAATGCTCGGGTGGAGTCACACTTGACTTATAAAAATAATGCCAAGGCAGGGCCttcacaaaaatatgatgaCAATATTGAAGCAAATTTGGCTTTAAAAGATGATGATTTTGATGACCTTGATGATAATACTCATTTGGAAGTTGAAGACTTCTTTGGAGATCAAAACTAATGTTTGATCATTTGATTGGGGaaaataattatgttattttatttatgtgcttttaattgttatgtttttccttatgttgtttttatattcagaaaaaaaaaagtaattttattttcttgcatagttgttgttttttcatatttcttatgatgtacttttattttatgaagataaataaaattcctCAATCTTCAATTGGTTCAAGATGAGTGATGGAGATATGTGTCTTCTTGATAGTGCTACAACCCACACTATTTTAAGAGAAAGGAAATATTTCTCtaatttgattatgaaaaagGTTTATGTTAATACAATATCTGGTAGTGCAAAATTAATTGAGGGCTCTGGAAGAGCGGCCTTACTACTACCTGGGGaaacaatattaaatattaaaaatgcgTTGTactgtagtaagtctcaaagaaaTTTATTAAGTTTCAAGGTTATTCGCCAAAATAGCTATCACGTTGAGACTGCCAATGAAGGAAAGGTTGAATACctttatattactattgtaaAATTGGGGTAAAAATATGTGCTTGAAAAATTACCCACATTTTCTTCTGGATTGTACCATACAACTATTAGTATGGTTGAATCACATGCCATAGTAAACAAAGGGTTTACTAATCCTACtgattttatcatttggcaTGACCGGTTGGGCCATTAAGGTTATAATATGATGCGCAAAATTATTGAGAATTCACATGGGCATACTTTGAAGAACCAAAAAATTCTTCAATCAAAGAAATTCTCTTGTTCTGCTTGTTCTCAAGGAAAGTTGGTTATTAAACCATCAACAACTAAGGTTGGGATTGAATCCCCTGCATTTCTGGAACGTATACAGGGTGATATATGTTTCAATATGGGGGCATGTTATTTTGCATGCAACAGCATTGGTGCGCATAAGGCCAACTAGTTATCATGAATTATCTCCATTACAGTTGGTTTTTGGTCATGAGCCAAATATTTCTCATCTTAGAATTTTGGGTGTGCGGTATACGTTCCAATTGCCCCACCGCTACGCACAAAGATGGGTCCCCAAAGAAGGTTGAGGGTGTATGTTGGGTATgaatcttcttctatatatgATCAAATATTTGGAACCTATGATAGGAGATATATTTACGGCAAGGTTTGCTAGTtgtcattttgatgaatcagtATACCCAATATTAGGGGGAGAACATAAGCAATTGGAAAAAGAGATAGATTGGAATTCATTATCTCTATATCATTTGGATCCTCGAACAAATCAACGTGAGCAAGAGGTTAAAAAGAAGatttatttgcaaaatgttgcaaatCAACTGTCAGATGCACTTACTAACCTTTCAAGGGTTACTAAATCTTCTATTCTAGCAGCAAATGCTCCAGTTCGAGTTGATGTCTCGATAGGATAAACTGTTAAAGCAAATGAGTCTAAACCACGTTTAAAACGTGGTAGGCCAATTGGTTCAAAGGATAAAAATCctcgaaaaagaaaaggaacaaaTGATCATGAAGATCATACCATGGAGAAAATTGCTCAAGAAGAGCTCCCAGACATAACAAATGATAAGTCCACAAAGAAGGTCCAAATAActgaaaataatgagaatgaagAAATCTCAATAAGTTATGTCTCAATGGAATCGAAATAATATTGTGGTAGACAATATTTTTGcttataatgttgttgttgaaataaTGCAACAAGGTGAGAATGTTTAACCAAAATCTGTCAATGAATATAGACAgagaaatgattggccaaaatgGAAAGACGCAATTCAAGCGGAATTGACTTCACTTTAAAAACATAAAGTTTTTGGACCAATAGTCCGAACACCTGAAGGTGTCAAGCTAGTGGGGTACAAATGAGTTTTTGTGCGAAAACGAAATGAAAAAGGTAAAGCCATAAGATATAAAGCACGACTTGTGGCACAAGTTTTTTTGCAAAGGCCTGACATTGATTATGTGGAGACATATTCTCCCGTGGTGGATGCAATTACCTTCATGTATCTAATAAATTTGGTAGTTCATGAAAAGCTTGAAATGCGTCTAATGGATATTGTCACAACCTATTTATATGGCTCTTTAGATCACGATATTTTCATGAAAGCTCCTGAAGCATACAATGTGCCTGAAGCATATAAAAATTCGCAAGAAAAATGTTCGATAAGGCTTCAGAAatccttatatggattgaaacaatCAAGGCGAATGTGGTACAATCGTCTTAGCCAATTTTTGCTAAAGGAAAGGTACAAAAATGACCCTATTTGTCCTtgtgtttttataaaaaggtCTGGATCTGATTTTGTTATAATAgttgtgtatgttgatgatttaaatATCATTGGCACTCCTAAAGATCTTTCAAAAGTTGTTGAGTGTTTAAcgaaagaatttgaaatgaaagatcttggtaagacaaaattttgtcttggcCTACAGATTGAGCATTTGAAAAATGGATTTTTCGTCCATCAATCAACATACACAGAAAAGGTTTTAAAGCgattttacatggataaatcACATTCATTGAGTACCCCGATGGTTGTGAGATCGCTTAACATACATAAAGATCCATTTTGACCTCAAGTAAATGATGAAGAGCTTATGGGCGATGAAACTCCATATCTTAGTGCCATTGGAGCACTTATGTATCTTGCCAATAATACTCGACCAGATATATGTTTTGCAGTAAGTTTATTGGCAAGATTCAGCTCGTCCCCAACAAAGAGACATTGGAATGGAGTCAAACATATATTCAGATATCTTCAGGGAACCATTGATATGGGACTATTTTATTCTGATAAATCCAAGTCAGAAATGATTGGTTATGTAGATGTTGGATATTTGTCTGATCCACATAAAGCTCGATCTCAAATATgctatttatttacatatggaggCACAGCTATAGCTTGGCGTTCAATGAAGCAAACACTAGCtgctacttcttcaaatcatgcagaaataaTAGTCATCCATGAAGTAAATCGGGAATGTGTTTGGTTGAGATCAATGACTCAACATATTCAAGAAATGTGTGGCTTttctatggaaaaaaatattccaactACATTGTATGAAGACAATGTTGCATGTATAGCTCAGCTGAAAGAAGGATATATTAAAGGAGACAGAACAAAACACATTTcaccaaaattcttttttacTCATGATCTTGAGAAGAAAGGTGAAATAAATGTTCAACAAATTCGCTCAATTGATAATTTAACGGATCTGTTCACCAAAGCATTACCAACCTCAACATTTGAAAAGTTGGTATTCAAGATTGGAATGCGTCGTCTCCAAGAAATTAAATGATGTTCGCAACAGGGGGAGTAAACTACGcgctgatacgctcaaattacacctccctacagaagtataagcgatctttatcaagtaaagaacccaacttgtaggttgggatcgatcccacgaggaaaatggtttagactttactttaactaacaattatattcaattagtcaaattatttccataaacaggtaataaaaaggggggttgtgcttgtgtaaaacaaatagtaagaacttaataagtaatcaataatcaaactcaactttggttgttatcaagataagagaaataactagggtatacgtgttccccacaatctcataacgcagtaatcctagtaatatcaatcattttctagtgtattacatgcaaagtgataagttaggtatctctaaaaccttggtccgacatctagagaatttcaccccgcaccttggtccggctacgtgtgtataatttactaacccttacctttatctcatattagacatcataatcgatgtttgacttagttattacttcgcaccaatcgacactagcctattagatagtatcacactaaatctatgttgataattcttttcttgttaattacctccttggtccggcaagtagtaacaaggcgagttctaacgttggccaccgttaaaaagacttctaaatgaaagaattatcaatgcatgcaaaatactagtcaagaattgcttatttactattcatactttgttaatcgatcatggttcccacaaccctagtt
This genomic window contains:
- the LOC125856632 gene encoding uncharacterized protein LOC125856632: MLEASSNMDPPKNEGDMKPTNLEEVKEECPLFSCNLFDAEMVRKVAQEFLTGLASACVDNTTGGLFKSPASMAVDIRREMVDYLIQRSETFVAESVVLQGGTETIVSDNPYDNISDFIDDFGQSKRNFFSKVSGWILSERREDRIDDFVQEMEINGFWLMARRETVAQTVIRNIDFKNTFHCNMKFKSEEELAKHVFSCGFREIHCENEGCNARFSAAQLEQHDSECPFKILQCEQKCPEMLMRREMDRHCITICTMKLVNCPFYPVGCQSTVPQCKAEEHRKENLQSHLVYILKLIYKEASSEALKKRAEQLEQATSGGRLAAACDARSLTTAIKNIDAKLGLLEVEKKIEVNPELIEQNDEGTDVSTKNDDHDGKDSLHKNETSPDSPKIQHDLTATPAKVESPTKSVDIVEPTSKTKVQESSKSPQDLTVSSSKSEESTLSPMKHKKSSSPEMDTHETNESRPSPKKHHDSTASSPKMSTHELTLPKKHHDSMASSPKIGTHESTPLPKNQHDSTTSSPKMSTHESTPSPKKHHGSTTSSPKMCTHESMISPKEHHDSTASSPKMSTHELTPSPKKQHDSTTSSPKMSTQELTPSPKKHHDSTTSSPKVSTHESTPSPTKHHDSTPSSLETEYAKSEESIPSANNH
- the LOC125855879 gene encoding uncharacterized protein LOC125855879, producing the protein MIFLRHHLDEGLKVEYLTVKDPLELWTDIKDEDMLKKTLTTFHASNLALQQQYHERGFKKYSELISYLLVAEQHNTLLLKNHEARPTKTAPLPEANEVEAHGQSERRQNKNQGQNNVRGCGNGRGRYNNHRGGGRHKRENNMGSQAILQEAIVIVMA
- the LOC125855880 gene encoding secreted RxLR effector protein 161-like — protein: MGDETPYLSAIGALMYLANNTRPDICFAVSLLARFSSSPTKRHWNGVKHIFRYLQGTIDMGLFYSDKSKSEMIGYVDVGYLSDPHKARSQICYLFTYGGTAIAWRSMKQTLAATSSNHAEIIVIHEVNRECVWLRSMTQHIQEMCGFSMEKNIPTTLYEDNVACIAQLKEGYIKGDRTKHISPKFFFTHDLEKKGEINVQQIRSIDNLTDLFTKALPTSTFEKLVFKIGMRRLQEIK